A stretch of the Desulfovibrio sp. X2 genome encodes the following:
- a CDS encoding RimK family alpha-L-glutamate ligase — MNILAVLENPEECPLSLAGVDTVAARTYLADEAFGNLKNVRIVNICRSYRYQSIGYYVSLLAEARGHRSFPNILTIQDLKSLGLIRLTSEELSELIQKQCGLMGGAKASVNIYFGRTPGSEPDTLAQALYGRFPAPFLVAEFSCGRAGWQLQNVSPLAVKDIPPAEREFAEKAASEWFHGRRRARRKPVYRFDMAILINPQEATPPSNKKALARFAKAARNNEISPEFITRDDAGRIWEFDALFIRETTAVDHHTYRMARKAESEGLVVIDDPVSILRCTNKVFLAELLGRHKIPAPKTRIAHGRNLDELLAEFDFPVVLKQPDSSFSQGVLRADTKDEFTAGLKKLLEKSELVIVQEYTPSDFDWRIGILDGQPLYACKYYMAKKHWQIIHRDGRGHLDEGRVETLPVEFAPPKVVRTAQKAASLIGEGLYGVDLKEHGNKVTVIEINDNPSLDAGFEDGALKDELYERIMRIFLRRLEAAKQGGRR, encoded by the coding sequence GTGAACATCCTCGCAGTCCTCGAGAACCCGGAAGAATGCCCGCTCTCCTTGGCGGGCGTGGATACCGTGGCCGCCAGGACCTATCTTGCCGACGAGGCCTTCGGAAACCTGAAGAACGTCCGCATCGTCAACATCTGCCGCTCGTACCGCTACCAGAGCATCGGCTACTACGTCTCGCTCCTGGCCGAGGCGCGCGGGCACCGCTCCTTCCCGAACATCCTGACCATCCAGGACCTGAAGTCGCTCGGGCTCATCCGGCTGACCTCGGAGGAACTCTCCGAGCTCATCCAGAAGCAGTGCGGGCTCATGGGAGGGGCCAAGGCCTCCGTGAACATCTACTTCGGCCGCACGCCCGGGAGCGAGCCGGACACCCTGGCCCAGGCCCTCTACGGCCGCTTCCCCGCGCCCTTCCTGGTGGCCGAGTTCTCCTGCGGCCGCGCGGGCTGGCAGCTGCAGAACGTCTCGCCGCTCGCGGTCAAGGACATCCCGCCCGCGGAGCGCGAGTTCGCGGAGAAGGCGGCCTCGGAGTGGTTCCACGGCAGGCGGCGGGCGCGGCGCAAGCCCGTCTACCGCTTCGACATGGCCATCCTGATCAACCCCCAGGAGGCCACCCCGCCCTCCAACAAGAAGGCCCTGGCCCGCTTCGCCAAGGCCGCGCGCAACAACGAGATAAGCCCCGAGTTCATCACCCGCGACGACGCGGGCCGCATCTGGGAGTTCGACGCCCTGTTCATCCGCGAGACCACGGCCGTGGACCACCACACCTACCGCATGGCCCGCAAGGCGGAGTCCGAGGGGCTCGTGGTCATCGACGACCCGGTCTCCATCCTGCGCTGCACGAACAAGGTCTTCCTGGCCGAGCTCCTGGGCCGGCACAAGATCCCCGCGCCCAAGACCCGCATCGCCCACGGCCGCAACCTCGACGAACTGCTGGCCGAGTTCGACTTCCCCGTGGTGCTCAAGCAGCCGGACAGCTCCTTCTCCCAGGGCGTGCTCCGGGCCGACACGAAGGACGAATTCACGGCCGGTCTCAAGAAGCTGCTCGAGAAGTCGGAGCTGGTCATCGTGCAGGAGTACACGCCCTCGGACTTCGACTGGCGCATCGGCATCCTGGACGGCCAGCCGCTTTACGCCTGCAAGTACTACATGGCCAAGAAGCACTGGCAGATCATCCACCGCGACGGCCGGGGCCACCTGGACGAGGGCCGGGTGGAGACCCTGCCCGTGGAGTTCGCGCCGCCCAAGGTGGTGCGCACGGCCCAGAAGGCCGCGTCGCTCATCGGCGAGGGGCTCTACGGCGTGGACCTGAAGGAGCACGGCAACAAGGTCACGGTCATCGAGATCAACGACAATCCGAGCCTGGACGCGGGCTTCGAGGACGGGGCGCTCAAGGACGAGCTCTACGAGCGCATCATGCGCATCTTCCTGCGCCGCCTGGAGGCGGCCAAGCAGGGGGGGCGCAGATGA
- a CDS encoding Dickkopf N-terminal cysteine-rich domain-containing protein, whose amino-acid sequence MRRAAPLLWTLLLLLLAVPAAGQSGPPVSNTPCRGSHECPNGEYCAVTDMTGTCRPLPRRRTPCKSNSDCGDRAWCDPLHLVCVPDAAKPPSWLGKPCDPDMESFCGSEATCCEVTGDFYCEIDCP is encoded by the coding sequence ATGCGCCGCGCAGCGCCGCTCCTGTGGACCCTGCTCCTGCTGCTCCTGGCCGTCCCGGCCGCGGGCCAGTCCGGCCCCCCGGTCTCGAACACGCCCTGCCGCGGCTCGCACGAGTGCCCCAACGGCGAGTACTGCGCGGTCACGGACATGACCGGGACCTGCCGCCCCCTGCCGCGCAGGCGCACGCCCTGCAAGTCCAACAGCGACTGCGGCGACCGCGCCTGGTGCGATCCCCTGCACCTCGTCTGCGTGCCGGACGCGGCCAAGCCGCCGTCCTGGCTCGGCAAGCCCTGCGATCCGGACATGGAGTCGTTCTGCGGCTCCGAGGCCACCTGCTGCGAGGTCACGGGCGACTTCTACTGCGAGATCGACTGCCCCTGA
- the treY gene encoding malto-oligosyltrehalose synthase yields the protein MNVPSATYRLQFSPAFGFKEAEAVLPYLARLGISHIYASPVFAARPGSAHGYDVCDHQRLNPELGGEEGFTRLRALARELGLSWIQDIVPNHMAVDGGNRMLVDLLENGEASRFHGFFDIDWDHPLESLKGRMLAPFLGGFYGHTLEHGEIGLGFDQDGFFARYWELRLPLALETYPLLLTHGLAGLRAGLGRTHTDYLKLTGVLYAIRNLSAESPRERYEQISFIKGMLWELCEASAEVRGHVDSVLAEANSGGEDGSWDFLDEVLARQRFRLSYWKVAGEEINYRRFFSINDLISLNVQKEEVFDHTHRMILSRLASGDFDGLRVDHIDGLYDPSTYLRTLRAKAGEAYIAVEKILSRDEPLPAFWPVQGTTGYDFAAAATGLLVDPAAERDFDRAYRGHAGPLPRRAQVVAAKKRRIIETHLSGDVDNLARLVKSVSSRDRDAFDITLTALRQAIAELLVAFPVYRAYLSRDSFRPADLSYIREAVRRSRQAEPLLSAEFDFLERFLLLDFPERMGQEERGQWLHIVMRFQQMTGPLMAKGLEDTAFYVLNRLPCLNEVGGDPGRFGLAVDEAHAFFSGRAKDWPATMNATATHDTKRGEDARARLAALTGLPGAWRAALKSFVRAMAPRRRTTASGTAAPTRNDEYLIMLSMLACWPWEGPRADDFPRRMQEFLQKALREGKENSGWLRPDEEYEAACREAVDALLRPGRNAFARAMQALVDSLARPAVAASLSQLALKLAAPGVPDVYQGTELWDLSFVDPDNRRPVDFDLRARMLAEMEEAFADNPEKLVRTLLARPEDGRVKLFALWRGLLARKNAPELFARGGYEPMEVEGPGAARLFAFARRLPPGDPAAGQAGSDTAIVLAPVRTGPLFGTDYPLGAPWGETRLKALDGLPEVVFNAFTGESLPLSRALLPRESLARFPAALLLGQAASAAPHQKTP from the coding sequence GTGAACGTCCCCTCGGCCACCTACCGCCTGCAGTTCTCGCCCGCCTTCGGCTTCAAGGAGGCCGAAGCCGTGCTGCCCTATCTGGCGCGCCTGGGCATAAGCCACATCTACGCCTCGCCCGTCTTCGCCGCGCGGCCCGGCTCGGCGCACGGCTACGACGTCTGCGACCACCAGCGCCTGAATCCCGAGCTCGGCGGCGAGGAGGGCTTTACGAGGCTGCGCGCCCTGGCCCGGGAGCTCGGCCTGTCGTGGATCCAGGACATCGTGCCCAACCACATGGCCGTGGACGGCGGGAACCGCATGCTCGTGGACCTGCTCGAGAACGGCGAGGCCTCGCGCTTCCACGGCTTCTTCGACATCGACTGGGACCATCCGCTGGAAAGCCTCAAGGGCCGGATGCTGGCGCCGTTTTTGGGCGGCTTCTACGGCCACACCCTGGAGCACGGCGAGATCGGGCTCGGCTTCGACCAGGACGGCTTCTTCGCGCGCTACTGGGAGCTGCGCCTGCCGCTGGCGCTCGAGACCTACCCCCTGCTCCTCACGCACGGGCTGGCCGGGCTGCGCGCCGGGCTCGGCCGCACGCACACGGACTACCTGAAGCTCACCGGCGTGCTCTACGCCATCAGGAACCTCTCGGCCGAGTCGCCCCGCGAGCGCTACGAGCAGATCTCCTTCATCAAGGGCATGCTCTGGGAGCTCTGCGAAGCCTCCGCCGAGGTGCGCGGCCACGTGGATTCCGTGCTGGCCGAGGCCAATTCAGGCGGCGAGGACGGCTCCTGGGACTTCCTCGACGAGGTGCTCGCCAGGCAGCGCTTCCGCCTCTCCTACTGGAAGGTGGCGGGCGAGGAGATCAACTACCGCCGCTTCTTCTCCATAAACGACCTCATCTCCCTCAACGTGCAGAAGGAGGAGGTCTTCGACCACACCCACCGCATGATCCTCTCCCGGCTCGCCTCCGGGGACTTCGACGGCCTGCGCGTGGACCACATCGACGGCCTCTACGACCCCTCGACCTATCTCAGGACGCTGCGCGCCAAGGCCGGGGAGGCCTACATCGCGGTGGAGAAGATCCTTTCGCGCGACGAGCCCCTGCCCGCCTTCTGGCCGGTGCAGGGGACCACGGGCTACGACTTCGCCGCGGCCGCCACGGGGCTGCTCGTGGACCCGGCGGCGGAGCGCGACTTCGACCGAGCCTACCGCGGCCACGCGGGCCCCCTGCCGCGCCGCGCCCAGGTCGTGGCGGCCAAGAAGCGGCGCATCATCGAGACGCACCTCTCCGGCGACGTGGACAACCTGGCGCGGCTGGTGAAAAGCGTCTCCAGCCGCGACCGCGACGCCTTCGACATCACCCTGACCGCGCTCCGCCAGGCCATCGCCGAGCTGCTGGTGGCCTTTCCGGTCTACCGCGCCTACCTCTCGCGCGACTCGTTCCGCCCGGCGGACCTCTCCTACATCCGCGAGGCCGTGCGCCGAAGCCGCCAGGCCGAGCCGCTCCTGAGCGCCGAGTTCGACTTCCTCGAGCGCTTCCTGCTGCTCGACTTCCCCGAGCGCATGGGCCAGGAGGAGCGCGGCCAGTGGCTGCACATCGTCATGCGCTTCCAGCAGATGACCGGCCCGCTCATGGCCAAGGGGCTCGAGGACACGGCCTTCTACGTGCTGAACCGCCTGCCCTGCCTGAACGAGGTGGGCGGCGACCCGGGCCGCTTCGGCCTCGCCGTGGACGAGGCCCACGCCTTCTTCTCCGGCCGCGCCAAGGACTGGCCCGCGACCATGAACGCCACCGCGACCCACGACACCAAGCGCGGCGAGGACGCGCGCGCCCGCCTGGCAGCCCTGACCGGCCTGCCGGGCGCCTGGCGCGCGGCGCTCAAGAGCTTCGTGCGCGCCATGGCGCCCCGCCGCCGCACGACCGCGAGCGGAACGGCCGCGCCCACGCGCAACGACGAGTACCTGATCATGCTCTCCATGCTCGCCTGCTGGCCCTGGGAGGGGCCGCGCGCGGACGATTTCCCGCGCCGCATGCAGGAGTTCCTGCAGAAGGCCCTGCGCGAGGGCAAGGAGAACTCCGGGTGGCTTCGGCCCGACGAGGAGTACGAGGCGGCCTGCCGCGAGGCCGTGGACGCGCTGCTCAGGCCCGGGCGCAACGCCTTTGCGCGGGCCATGCAGGCCCTGGTCGATTCCCTGGCCCGCCCGGCCGTGGCCGCCTCGCTCTCCCAGCTCGCGCTGAAGCTGGCGGCGCCGGGCGTGCCGGACGTCTACCAGGGCACGGAACTGTGGGACCTCTCCTTCGTGGACCCGGACAACCGGCGGCCCGTGGACTTCGATCTGCGCGCGCGCATGCTCGCGGAGATGGAGGAGGCCTTCGCCGACAACCCGGAGAAGCTCGTGCGCACCCTGCTCGCCAGGCCCGAGGACGGCCGGGTCAAGCTCTTCGCCCTGTGGCGCGGCCTGCTGGCCCGCAAAAACGCCCCGGAACTCTTCGCGCGCGGCGGCTACGAGCCCATGGAGGTCGAGGGGCCGGGCGCGGCGCGCCTCTTCGCCTTCGCCCGCCGCCTGCCGCCCGGGGACCCCGCCGCGGGGCAGGCCGGGTCGGACACGGCCATCGTGCTCGCGCCGGTGCGCACCGGGCCCCTCTTCGGCACGGACTATCCCCTGGGAGCGCCCTGGGGCGAGACGCGGCTGAAAGCCCTTGACGGACTGCCCGAAGTCGTATTCAACGCCTTCACGGGCGAGTCGCTTCCCCTGTCCCGCGCGCTTCTCCCAAGGGAGTCGCTCGCACGGTTCCCGGCGGCGCTCCTCCTCGGCCAGGCCGCTTCGGCCGCGCCGCACCAGAAGACCCCGTAA
- a CDS encoding DUF3536 domain-containing protein, with amino-acid sequence MSLPRYICLHGHFYQPPRENPWLEEVEVQDSAWPYHDWNERITAQCYGPNAQARILDGEGRIEDIVNNYSRMSFNFGPTLLSWLERRHPEAHDAVIQADRLSRERFSGHGSALAQVYNHMIMPLATERDRRTQLAWGLCDFRRRFGRDPEGIWLPETAVDILTLELLTEAGIAFTILAPRQAARVRRLDGEEWREVQDGGVDPTTPYLQRLPSGRSIALFFYDGPISQDLAFGGLLTSGEAFRDRLLSAFAPEGENGTANGSDNGRDWPQLVHVATDGETYGHHHAHGEMGLAFALRLIEQDEGLTLTNYGEYLERHPPTMEVEIFENSSWSCVHGVERWRADCGCNSGGHPGWTQAWRAPLRNAVNRLGERLDAILQREGGPLLKDPFAARTAYIEVILDRSEENVRRFLAEHGRRSPARDKRLRTLKLLEMARFGQLTYTSCGWFFDEVSGIETVQVMMYAVRAMQLARELTGEDLEPGFLELLAEAPSNVLENGAAAFTAYAKPACVDLPRVAAHYAIAALFQYAGTDKAFGAFSFHEERAERLVRDPAALLCGAGRLRSLVTGEELPLLFAVLHEGGHELTCGVSPSTLSSRFGPMRREIAAPFEKDDLEATRGRLEKRFADSIFTVRDLFRDGQRRVVRAMLRPARAEAAEAFRDIHERHCGMLDFLHWLDIPAPRHMVEVAHFVVGTELKRLFRAREIDGEELGRLLDENQRLALGLDENRLGMWAARWLDARAEEFAAAPADMGLLNRLRDGAVLLARLPLGLHRWRAQNIWFNLSASLRPEMEERTGQGDGTAEAWIAAFDELGAELGMRTRQP; translated from the coding sequence ATGAGCCTGCCCCGCTACATCTGTCTGCACGGCCACTTCTACCAGCCCCCGCGCGAGAACCCCTGGCTCGAGGAGGTGGAGGTGCAGGACTCGGCCTGGCCCTACCACGACTGGAACGAGCGCATCACGGCGCAGTGCTACGGCCCCAACGCCCAGGCCCGCATCCTGGACGGGGAGGGCCGCATCGAGGACATCGTCAACAACTACTCGCGCATGAGCTTCAACTTCGGCCCCACGCTGCTCTCCTGGCTCGAGCGCCGCCACCCCGAGGCGCACGACGCCGTGATCCAGGCCGACCGCCTCTCGCGCGAGCGCTTCTCCGGCCACGGCTCGGCCCTGGCCCAGGTCTACAACCACATGATCATGCCCCTGGCCACGGAGCGCGACCGGCGCACCCAGCTCGCCTGGGGGCTTTGCGACTTCCGCCGTCGCTTCGGCCGCGATCCCGAGGGCATCTGGCTGCCCGAAACGGCCGTGGACATCCTGACGCTCGAGCTCCTGACCGAGGCCGGAATCGCCTTCACCATCCTCGCCCCGCGCCAGGCCGCGCGCGTGCGCCGCCTGGACGGGGAGGAGTGGCGCGAGGTGCAGGACGGCGGCGTGGACCCGACCACGCCCTACCTGCAGCGCCTGCCCTCCGGCAGGAGCATCGCCCTGTTCTTCTACGACGGCCCCATCTCCCAGGACCTGGCCTTCGGCGGGCTGCTCACCAGCGGCGAGGCCTTCCGAGACCGCCTCCTCTCGGCCTTCGCGCCCGAGGGGGAGAACGGGACGGCAAACGGCTCCGACAACGGGCGGGACTGGCCCCAGCTCGTGCACGTGGCCACGGACGGCGAGACATACGGCCATCACCACGCCCACGGCGAGATGGGGCTGGCCTTCGCGCTCAGGCTCATCGAGCAGGACGAGGGCCTGACGCTCACCAATTACGGCGAATATCTGGAACGCCACCCGCCGACCATGGAGGTGGAGATCTTCGAGAACTCGTCGTGGAGCTGCGTGCACGGCGTGGAGCGCTGGCGGGCCGACTGCGGCTGCAACTCCGGCGGCCACCCGGGCTGGACCCAGGCCTGGCGCGCCCCCCTGCGCAACGCCGTGAACCGCCTGGGCGAACGGCTGGACGCGATCCTCCAACGCGAGGGAGGGCCGCTCCTGAAGGATCCCTTCGCCGCGCGCACGGCCTACATCGAGGTCATCCTCGACCGCTCCGAGGAGAACGTGCGCCGCTTCCTGGCCGAGCACGGCCGCCGCTCCCCGGCCCGCGACAAGCGCCTGCGCACCCTGAAGCTCCTGGAGATGGCCCGCTTCGGGCAGCTGACCTACACGAGCTGCGGCTGGTTCTTCGACGAGGTCTCGGGCATCGAGACCGTGCAGGTGATGATGTACGCCGTGCGCGCCATGCAGCTGGCGCGCGAGCTCACGGGCGAGGACCTGGAGCCCGGGTTCCTGGAGCTCCTGGCCGAGGCGCCCTCCAACGTGCTCGAGAACGGTGCCGCGGCCTTCACCGCCTACGCCAAGCCCGCCTGCGTGGACCTGCCGCGCGTGGCCGCGCACTACGCCATCGCCGCGCTCTTCCAGTACGCGGGCACGGACAAGGCCTTCGGCGCCTTCTCCTTCCACGAGGAGCGGGCCGAGCGCCTCGTCCGCGATCCGGCGGCGCTCCTGTGCGGCGCGGGCCGCCTGCGCTCCCTGGTCACGGGCGAGGAGCTGCCGCTGCTCTTCGCCGTGCTGCACGAGGGCGGCCACGAGCTGACCTGCGGCGTCTCGCCCTCGACGCTCAGCAGCCGCTTCGGGCCCATGCGCCGAGAGATCGCCGCGCCCTTCGAGAAGGACGACCTGGAGGCGACGCGCGGGCGGCTCGAAAAACGCTTCGCGGACTCCATCTTCACGGTGCGCGACCTCTTCCGCGACGGGCAGCGCCGCGTGGTCCGGGCCATGCTGAGGCCCGCCAGGGCCGAGGCGGCGGAAGCCTTCCGGGACATCCACGAGCGCCACTGCGGCATGCTCGACTTCCTGCACTGGCTGGACATCCCGGCCCCGCGCCACATGGTCGAGGTCGCGCACTTCGTGGTCGGCACGGAGCTCAAAAGGCTCTTTCGCGCCCGGGAGATAGACGGCGAGGAGCTGGGCCGCCTGCTCGACGAGAACCAGCGCCTCGCCCTGGGCCTGGACGAGAACCGGCTGGGCATGTGGGCCGCCCGCTGGCTGGACGCGCGGGCCGAGGAGTTCGCGGCCGCTCCGGCGGACATGGGGCTTCTGAACAGGCTGCGCGACGGCGCGGTGCTCCTCGCTCGCCTGCCGCTCGGGCTTCACCGCTGGCGGGCGCAGAACATCTGGTTCAACCTGAGCGCCTCCCTGCGCCCGGAGATGGAGGAACGCACGGGGCAGGGCGACGGCACGGCCGAGGCCTGGATCGCGGCCTTCGACGAGCTGGGGGCCGAGCTCGGCATGCGGACGAGGCAGCCGTGA
- the treZ gene encoding malto-oligosyltrehalose trehalohydrolase, producing the protein MRAGHTFADGSCGFTCWAPEAKRLELVLPGPEQGRLNMERETGPGGDGWWRLQLPGIVPGLRYAYSVDGGPERPDPASHLQPEGVHGPSAVVDHAAFSWTDQGFRPPAFADWVIYELHAGTFTPGRDLFAAADRLPLLAELGVTAVEVMPVAAFPGSRNWGYDGVAPYAVHAAYGGPEGLKAFVDAAHALGLAVILDVVYNHLGPEGNYLREFGPYFTDSHHTPWGQAVNYDGPGSDGVRAYVVGNALHWLSRYHLDGLRLDAVQTIHDESPRHILAELSKAVDGLAEELGRPLRLIAESDANDPRLARSRELGGYGCRAVWSDDLHHSLHALLTRETRGYYRDYGRASHAAEALEHGFGYRGAFSAFRGRSQGLPPDGLACAAHVVCLQNHDQVGNRMLGKRLCALTDLEAYKAAAACVLLSPFTPLLFMGEEWAADEPFLYFVSHGDPDLVRAVRRGRRREFRAFGWRGQPPDPDAEETFARSTLDWEARARPGHAGVLACYKELLSLRRAEPFATRTRESVRAFPVVAAGRERRAVCMRRAGGGREALLLASFEKRLAADFPSLLEGTGWRVLLDTGAAVFGGPGAVFPDSAPGPDAARRMTLPGPRALVLARDLPPYPSLRQSPQPAREATP; encoded by the coding sequence ATGCGAGCGGGACATACCTTTGCCGACGGATCGTGCGGGTTCACCTGCTGGGCTCCCGAGGCCAAGCGGCTCGAGTTGGTGCTGCCCGGCCCGGAGCAGGGCCGCCTGAACATGGAACGGGAGACGGGGCCGGGCGGCGACGGCTGGTGGCGGCTGCAGCTTCCGGGCATCGTCCCGGGGCTGCGCTACGCCTACTCCGTGGACGGCGGCCCCGAGCGGCCCGATCCGGCCTCGCACCTGCAGCCCGAGGGCGTGCACGGCCCCTCGGCCGTGGTCGACCACGCGGCCTTTTCCTGGACCGACCAGGGCTTCCGCCCACCCGCCTTTGCGGACTGGGTGATCTACGAGCTGCACGCGGGCACCTTCACCCCGGGCCGCGACCTGTTCGCAGCCGCTGACCGCCTGCCCCTGCTCGCCGAGCTCGGCGTCACGGCCGTGGAGGTCATGCCCGTGGCCGCCTTTCCGGGCAGCCGCAACTGGGGCTACGACGGCGTGGCGCCCTATGCCGTGCACGCGGCCTACGGCGGGCCCGAAGGGCTCAAGGCCTTCGTGGACGCGGCCCATGCCCTGGGCCTCGCCGTGATCCTGGACGTGGTCTACAACCACCTCGGGCCGGAGGGGAACTACCTGCGCGAGTTCGGCCCCTACTTCACCGACAGCCACCACACGCCCTGGGGCCAGGCCGTGAACTACGACGGCCCGGGCAGCGACGGCGTGCGCGCCTACGTGGTCGGCAACGCCCTGCACTGGCTCTCGCGCTACCACCTGGACGGCCTGCGCCTGGACGCGGTGCAGACCATCCACGACGAATCGCCCCGCCACATCCTGGCCGAGCTCTCAAAGGCCGTGGACGGACTGGCCGAGGAGCTCGGCCGCCCCCTGCGCCTCATCGCCGAGTCCGACGCCAACGACCCGCGCCTGGCGAGGTCGCGCGAGCTCGGCGGCTACGGCTGCCGGGCCGTGTGGAGCGACGACCTGCACCACTCCCTGCACGCCCTGCTGACGCGCGAGACGCGCGGCTACTACAGGGACTACGGCCGCGCGTCCCACGCGGCCGAGGCCCTCGAGCACGGCTTCGGCTACCGGGGCGCCTTCTCGGCCTTCCGCGGCCGCAGCCAGGGCCTGCCGCCCGACGGCCTCGCCTGCGCGGCCCACGTGGTCTGCCTGCAGAACCACGACCAGGTGGGCAACCGCATGCTCGGCAAGCGGCTCTGCGCCCTCACGGACCTGGAAGCCTACAAGGCCGCTGCGGCCTGCGTGCTGCTCTCGCCCTTCACGCCGCTGCTCTTCATGGGCGAGGAGTGGGCGGCGGACGAGCCCTTCCTCTATTTCGTCTCCCACGGCGACCCGGACCTGGTGCGCGCCGTGCGCCGGGGCAGGCGGCGGGAGTTCCGCGCCTTCGGCTGGCGCGGGCAGCCGCCCGACCCGGACGCCGAGGAGACCTTCGCCCGTTCCACCCTGGACTGGGAGGCGCGCGCGAGGCCCGGCCACGCGGGCGTGCTGGCCTGCTACAAGGAGCTTTTGTCCCTGCGCCGGGCCGAGCCCTTCGCCACGCGCACCCGGGAGTCCGTGCGGGCCTTTCCCGTGGTGGCGGCCGGGCGCGAGCGCCGCGCCGTGTGCATGCGCCGCGCGGGCGGCGGCCGCGAGGCCCTGCTCCTGGCCTCCTTCGAAAAGCGGCTCGCGGCCGACTTCCCCTCCCTGCTCGAAGGCACGGGCTGGCGGGTGCTGCTCGACACGGGCGCGGCCGTCTTCGGCGGCCCGGGCGCGGTCTTTCCCGACTCCGCCCCCGGCCCCGACGCCGCGCGGCGCATGACGCTGCCCGGGCCGCGCGCCCTGGTCCTGGCGCGCGACCTGCCCCCCTATCCGTCCCTTCGGCAGTCCCCCCAACCGGCCCGAGAGGCGACGCCATGA
- a CDS encoding SulP family inorganic anion transporter, producing MPRFFSMLGRGYSAEFFMRDLMAGATVGVVALPLAMAFAIASGTTPDKGLVTSIVAGFLISFLGGSRYQIGGPTGAFVVIIYSVLFRHGYDGLVLTTLIAGVLLMILGFCRMGTLIKFIPYPVTTGFTAGIAVIIFSSQMKDFFGLKMGAVPPDFLPKWGAFLSNAGTFDPATVGVGLASLAVILLVRRFSPRIPAPVVAVVLGCLVTGLAGLHVETIGTRFGGIPSSLPGLHMPHITLAAVRAVFPDALTIAMLAGIESLLSCVVADGMTGDRHNSDVELAAQGVANIFSVLFGGIPATGAIARTATNIKAGGQTPVAGMIHAGVLLCFILFLAPVASFIPLASLAAVLIVVAWDMSEFHKFLRLFKAPKSDVMVMCATFLITVLIDLTVAVFTGIVFAAILFMRRMSEVTQITVSNGYAAEDDAAEGGELPHDEFVQTYEIDGPFFFGVADRFRATINAMQRQPMVFILLMDKVPTIDSTGLSALESFIGQCAKSRTEVILAGVKEKTLKRLRKMGTDRVVGAERIVEDYAGARALARALVAERRALEGASA from the coding sequence ATGCCGCGTTTCTTCTCCATGCTCGGGCGGGGATATTCCGCCGAATTCTTCATGCGCGACCTCATGGCCGGCGCCACGGTCGGCGTGGTCGCCCTGCCCCTGGCCATGGCCTTCGCCATCGCCTCCGGAACCACGCCGGACAAGGGGCTCGTGACCTCCATCGTGGCCGGGTTCCTGATCTCGTTTCTGGGCGGCAGCCGCTACCAGATCGGCGGCCCCACCGGCGCCTTCGTGGTCATCATCTACAGCGTGCTCTTCCGCCACGGCTACGACGGCCTGGTCCTGACCACGCTCATCGCGGGCGTGCTGCTCATGATCCTCGGCTTCTGCCGCATGGGCACGCTCATCAAGTTCATCCCCTATCCCGTGACCACGGGCTTCACCGCGGGCATCGCGGTGATCATCTTCTCCTCGCAGATGAAGGACTTCTTCGGGCTCAAGATGGGCGCGGTGCCGCCCGACTTCCTGCCCAAGTGGGGCGCCTTCCTCTCCAACGCGGGAACCTTCGACCCCGCCACGGTCGGCGTGGGGCTGGCCTCGCTCGCGGTCATCCTCCTCGTGCGCCGCTTCTCGCCGCGCATCCCGGCCCCGGTGGTCGCGGTCGTCCTCGGCTGCCTCGTGACCGGCCTGGCCGGGCTGCACGTGGAGACCATCGGCACCCGCTTCGGCGGCATCCCCTCGAGCCTGCCCGGGCTGCACATGCCGCACATCACGCTTGCGGCCGTGCGCGCCGTCTTCCCGGACGCCCTGACCATCGCCATGCTCGCGGGCATCGAGTCGCTGCTCTCCTGCGTGGTCGCGGACGGCATGACCGGCGACCGGCACAACTCCGACGTGGAGCTCGCGGCCCAGGGCGTGGCCAACATCTTCTCCGTGCTCTTCGGCGGCATCCCGGCCACCGGCGCCATCGCGCGCACGGCCACGAACATCAAGGCCGGCGGCCAGACGCCCGTGGCGGGCATGATCCACGCGGGCGTGCTGCTCTGCTTCATCCTCTTCCTGGCGCCCGTGGCCTCGTTCATCCCGCTGGCCAGCCTCGCGGCCGTGCTCATCGTGGTGGCCTGGGACATGAGCGAGTTCCACAAGTTCCTGCGCCTGTTCAAGGCCCCAAAGTCCGACGTCATGGTCATGTGCGCCACCTTCCTGATCACGGTGCTCATCGACCTCACCGTGGCCGTGTTCACGGGCATCGTCTTCGCGGCCATCCTCTTCATGCGCCGCATGAGCGAGGTCACGCAGATCACGGTCAGCAACGGATACGCGGCCGAGGACGACGCGGCCGAGGGCGGGGAGCTGCCCCACGACGAGTTCGTGCAGACCTACGAGATCGACGGCCCCTTCTTCTTCGGCGTGGCCGACCGCTTCCGCGCCACGATCAACGCCATGCAGCGCCAGCCCATGGTCTTCATCCTGCTCATGGACAAGGTGCCGACCATCGACTCCACGGGCCTCTCGGCGCTGGAGTCGTTCATCGGACAGTGCGCCAAGAGCCGCACCGAGGTCATCCTGGCCGGAGTCAAGGAGAAGACCCTGAAGCGGCTGCGCAAGATGGGCACGGACCGCGTCGTGGGCGCGGAACGCATCGTCGAGGACTACGCCGGGGCCAGGGCCCTGGCCCGCGCGCTGGTGGCCGAGCGCCGTGCCCTGGAGGGCGCCTCGGCCTGA